Proteins from one Bacteroidota bacterium genomic window:
- a CDS encoding class I tRNA ligase family protein, which produces MVIAPFAPFITEELWENADILTSIHQTNWPQFDGTYLTESNFSYPVSINGKVRANIELPLDMEEAEIKYQLALDAVVKWTEGKRT; this is translated from the coding sequence ATTGTAATTGCACCATTTGCACCATTTATTACCGAAGAATTATGGGAAAATGCGGATATACTAACATCTATTCATCAAACCAATTGGCCACAATTTGATGGCACTTATCTTACTGAAAGTAATTTCAGTTATCCGGTTTCAATAAACGGGAAAGTGCGCGCAAACATTGAATTGCCGCTGGATATGGAAGAAGCAGAAATAAAATACCAGCTTGCTTTGGATGCTGTTGTTAAATGGACAGAAGGTAAAAGAACCTAA
- a CDS encoding class I tRNA ligase family protein — MEVKDAINKILSEIENQHKGKRRVNYRLRDAGFSRQRYWGEPFPIYYENGIAQLLDENELPLLLPQVESYKPAGAAKSPLSGITEWVNFAPAKTRETDTMPGYAGSSWYFYRYMDVDNNGEFASKAKIDYWQDVDFYIGGTEHAVGHLLYSCMWNKFLYDLNFVPKDEPYKRLVNQGMIQGVSKIVYRVSGTNLFVTKSQKQNYEVTELRVDTKLVKDDVLDIEKFKTWRADFRDAEFILEDGKYFCGSEAEKMSKSKHNTVNPDDVINEYGADCFRMYENVFRSARCQNLGYQGGTECRDFCASCGDYLSMKTELFELIMETPTAAELKILHKTNKKPEKISKNSALIQR; from the coding sequence ATGGAAGTAAAAGATGCGATTAATAAAATATTGAGCGAAATAGAAAATCAGCATAAAGGTAAACGCAGAGTAAATTATCGTTTGCGCGATGCCGGATTTTCTCGCCAGCGTTATTGGGGCGAACCATTTCCAATTTATTATGAAAATGGTATTGCTCAATTACTCGATGAAAACGAATTGCCGTTATTGTTGCCACAAGTGGAAAGTTATAAACCTGCAGGCGCTGCAAAATCACCATTGTCAGGTATTACCGAATGGGTAAATTTCGCTCCGGCAAAAACCCGTGAAACCGACACCATGCCGGGTTATGCGGGCTCCAGTTGGTATTTTTATCGGTATATGGATGTAGATAATAACGGTGAATTTGCCTCAAAAGCGAAAATAGATTATTGGCAGGATGTCGATTTTTATATTGGCGGAACTGAACATGCCGTTGGCCATTTATTGTATTCCTGTATGTGGAATAAATTTTTATACGATTTAAATTTTGTGCCTAAAGATGAACCGTATAAACGATTGGTAAATCAGGGAATGATTCAGGGTGTTTCGAAAATTGTTTATCGGGTGAGCGGAACAAATTTATTTGTTACCAAATCGCAAAAACAAAATTACGAAGTAACTGAATTACGTGTTGATACCAAACTTGTGAAAGATGATGTGCTCGATATCGAAAAATTTAAAACATGGAGAGCCGATTTTAGAGATGCAGAATTTATTTTGGAAGATGGAAAATATTTTTGTGGCAGCGAAGCCGAAAAAATGTCGAAATCAAAACACAATACTGTAAATCCCGATGACGTAATCAACGAATACGGTGCAGATTGTTTCCGCATGTATGAAAATGTTTTTAGGTCCGCTCGATGCCAAAACTTGGGATACCAAGGTGGTACCGAGTGCAGGGATTTTTGCGCAAGCTGTGGCGATTATTTATCGATGAAAACGGAATTGTTCGAGTTAATAATGGAAACACCTACTGCTGCTGAATTAAAAATATTGCATAAAACAAATAAAAAGCCGGAGAAGATATCGAAAAACTCAGCTTTAATACAGCGGTGA